In Achromobacter pestifer, the DNA window CGACACCATCACGCCCTGGCTGTCGTAATAGTTGACCGCCACGCTCAGCAGGCCGAGCGTGGTGTCGCGCGCCATGGTGGGCGTAACGTTGCGGGTCAGCACGTCGACTTCGCCGGATTGCAGCGCGGTGAAGCGAGCCTGCGTCGTGAGCGGCGTCAGGCGGTATTTCGTCGCGTCATTGAACACCGTGGTCGCGATGGCGCGGCACATGTCCACGTCCAGGCCATGCCAGGCGCCTTTGCTGTCGGGGGCCGAGAAGCCCTGTATGCCGGTCGATACGCCGCATTGCAGGTAGCCCCGCTTGCGGACCGTGTCGAGCGTGGGGCCGGCGAGCGCCTGGCTGGATACGGCGGCCAGCGCCAGGGCGCAAAGGGCGAAGGTGCGTCGGTGCATGTCGTTCTCCCGCCGGGCGGGCCGGCGCCGGGTGATTGCGGAAAAGGGGGCTTCAGGCGGCGCGCGCGGCCGGCTTGGCGATTTTGTCGAGGCTCTCCGTCAGGGCCTGATCCAGGATCGCAATGGCGCGGTCGATCTCGGCGTTGCTCACGGTCAAGGGCGGTGCGATGCGCCACACCGAGCCGCGTTCGGGGCGGCGGCGGATGTTCATGGATAGGCCCAGTTCGAAGCAGCGCTGCGTGGTCAGGGCGCCGAGCTGATGGAAGGGTTCGCGGGTGCCGCGGTCGCGCACCAGCTCCACGCCCAGCAGCAGTCCCAGGCCGCGCACGTCGCCGATGGCCTCATGGCGCTGCTGCAGCTCCAGCAGGCCGCGGCGCAGGTAGTCCCCCTGGCTGCGGGCGCGTTCTATCAGGCCTTCGCGCTGGATGGTATCCAGCACGGCCAGGCCCACGGTGGCGGGCAGCGGGTCGGAGACGTGGCTGGTGTAGAAGGTGAAGCCCTTTTCGTGCACGTCCTGCTCGATGGCGGGCGTAGTGATGGCGGCGGCCAGCGGCAGACCGCCGCCCAGCGTCTTGGATACGCTCATGATGTCGGGCGTGATGCCGAAGTACTCGGAGCCGCTGCGGTAGCCGATGCGGCCGAACGCGGTCTGCGCCTCGTCGAAGATCAGCAGCATGCCGCGCGCGTCGGCTGCCTGCCGCAGCGCTTGCATGTAGGACTTGGGCGGCACCAGCACGCCGCCCGCGCTGATGACGGGCTCGACGATGATGGCGGCCGGCCTGCCGGCGGAAGCCATGTCGAACATCTTCAGGCCGATTTCCAGGCAGGCCAGGGCGGACTGCTCGGCGTCCATGCCGGCGATGTAGGGGCGGTAGGCATTGGGCTCCGGCATGACGTACACGCCGGCTGGGGGCACGCCGTAACCCTTGCGGTCACTGGCATAGGACACCGAGCCCGCGCCGCTGGTGACGCCGTGCCATGAGCCGCCGATGGCCAGGATTTCGAAGCCGCTCTTGTGCATCTTGGCCATGCGCAAGGCGATTTCGTTGCTCTCCGAGCCGGTGTTGACGAAGATCGATTTGCTCAGGCCGGCGGGCATCCAGTCGCGCGCGACGGTGGCCGCCAACTGGGCCACGGCCTCCGGAATCATGCCGCTGAAGAAATGAAAGGCGGTTTCGCCCGCCTTGTGCACGGCCTCCACGATGGCCGGATGGTTGTGGCCGATGGTGGCGCACATCTGGCCCGAGGTGAAATCCAGGATTTCGCGCCCGGTGTCGTCGCGCACGATGGCGCCCTTGGCGGACGTGAACAGGTTGGGGAAGGTATCGCCGCCGTAGCGTACGAGGTATTCGCGGGCGGCGGCGCGCAGGGTTTCATCCATGTTTACACTCCGTGGCGTGTGGGCTCCAATGCGGAACCGATGGCCGCAGTGTCCGGCAGGGCGCGGACCTCGTCCAATGCGAACTAAGCATGCGCGGCGATGCGCCGCGCGCATGGCCGATGCGCGTGGCGCATGGCGCAAGGAGCACTATGGATACCCGCTGGTTGCAGGACTTCATCACGCTGTCGGAAGTGCGCAATTTCACGCGCGCCGCCGAGGCGCGCAATCTGTCGCAGGCCGCGTTCAGCCGCCGCATCCAGAGCCTGGAGAACTGGGCGGGCGCGCGCCTGATCGACCGCACGGCGTTTCCCACCCAGCTCACCGAGGCGGGCGAGCGCTTTCGCGGCGCGGCGATGGAACTGATCAACCAGCTGGCCGAAGCGCGCGCCGGCATCGCGGGGGTGCCGGCGCAGAACCAGCTGCGCCTGGCCACGTCCTATGCGCTGGCGACCGCGCACCTGCCGAAGTGGTGGCGGACCTGGAGCGAGGGCAGGCTGCTCAGCTGCAGCCTGCAGACGGGCAACGTCCACGACACCGTGACGGCCTTTACCTCGGGAGCCGCGGATTTCCTGATCTGTTTCCATCAGGTCGCCCAGCCTTTGCCGTTGGACCCCGCGCGCTACGACTGCCTGACGCTAGGCCGTGAGCTGATCAGGCCGTACGCGGCGCGCACGCTGATCGAGCGCACGGGGCTGGACCTGCCCGGCACGGCGGCGAGCCCCGTGCCGCTGTTGATGTACTCGGCCAACGTCTACTTCGCGCGTCTGATCGACGCGGCGATTGACGGGGCCGCCGCGCCGCTGCATGGCGTACGCGTGTTCGAGGCCGAGATGTCGGACGTGCTGGGCGACATGGCGGCCCAGGAACTGGGCGTCGCCTGGCTGGCCGACAGCGCGCTGCAACGGCTGGCGTCCGCGGATCTGGTGCCGCTGGCCAACCGGCTATGGGACATCGAGGTGTCCATCCTGGCGTTCAAGGACCGAGCCGATTCGCGCCCCGCGGTGGACGCGATGTGGCAGCGGATGCGCGTGACCGCTCAGCCTGCGTAGCCTTCCAGCACGTTGGCGACGTTGATGCCCACGTCCGCGACGGCGTAGCCGCCTTCCATCGTGAACACCGTCGGCAGGCCCAGGCCTGCCAGCAGCCGGCCCAGGCGCAGGTAGTCGGCGCTCTTGAGCTGGAACTTGGAGATGGGATCGCCCTCGTAGGTGTCGACACCCAGCGCGATCACCACCGCGTCTGCCTTGAAAGCGCGCACGGCGGCGAGTCCTTGTTCCAGCGCCTGCGTCCAGGCCGCAAAGCCGGTGCCGGCAGGCAGCGGCAGGTTCAGGTTGGCGTCCAGGCCCGCGCCGGCGCCGCGCTCATCGGCGTAGCCCAGGTAGAAGGGGTACTCGGTGGTCGGGTCGCCGTGCACCGACACGGTCAGGACGTCGGCGCGTTCGTAGAAAATGCTCTGCGTGCCGTTGCCGTGGTGGTAGTCCACGTCGACGATGGCGACGCGCTCGGCGCCGGCGTCGCGCAGCGCTTGCGCGGCCAGCGCCGCGTTGTTCAGAAAGCAGTACCCGCCGAAGAAGTCGGCGCCCGCATGGTGGCCGGGCGGGCGCGTGAGCGCCATGGCGACACGAGGGCCGCCCGCCGCGGATACCGCGCGCGCGGCGTCGATGGCGCAGGCGGCGCCTGCAGTGGCGGCTTCCCAGGTGCCGGCAGTCAGCGGGCAACCGCTGTCGAACGAGAACAGGCCGACCCGCGCGGCGAAGTTTGTCGGTTCGATGTCGTGGCGGAATCCGCGCACGGGCCAGACCGAAGGCAGGATGTCCAGTCCGGCGTTGGACGGATCCAGGGCCACCCAGTCGCGCCAGGCGGCTTCCAGGAAATCCACGTAGCGCGGGGTGTGCACGCGCTTGACCAGGTCCAGGTCGGCCGCCGACGGGGTGCGCAGTTCTCCGATGCCGCGCTGGCGCAGCGCTTCCAGCACGAACTCCAGGCGCGCCGGGGTTTCGTGGCAGGGCACCAGCTTGCCGCGGAACATCTCCTGTCGGCCAGCATGCTTTTCATGGACAGGGTTGTGGAAGATCAGCACGGCGGGGGTGTCCTCGGACGTAGAGCCTGGCAGGCGGAAGCGCAACTATAGCGGCCGTGGTGCTTGCGGCGCCATGGCGGGCGGCGGATGCGCGACGCAGGGACGGGTTCAACGGCCAGGCCGCGCCGCGCATTTTCCGCCCTGGGCGCCGGGATGCGGAATCTTGCGCTCCGATTCGCCCTCGCGCCGCGTCCAGGAAATGACGCGCGCCGAGCCGTCCGGGCACACCCGGTACTGCTCGAAGCCATAGGTGTCGGCGCTATAACGACAGGCCACGGAGATGATGGGTTGGGCCGCATCGAACCCGGGATTGACGAAGCCACGGCAGGGGCTGGCCGCCGCATCGGGATGCGGGATCTCCTGGTAGCGCCCGTCCTTGGGGCGGTAGAGGAAGATGCGCGAAATCGCTTGAGTGCTCCCGCCGGTCTGACCGATGACGAAGTCGCGGTAGCCGTCATGGTCCACGTCCACATCCAGGAACTGGTCGACTTCCTCGTCGTCGCCGATGTCCGCGATTGCCTGAGTGGACCCGTCGCCCACGCGCGCGCTCAGGCGCTGCTGCGGCAGTTCGGTAACGGTCACCACCGCGGCCAGGCCGGGCTGGATCGCATAGGGGTAATCGCGTGCGGCGGCGTGGTGGCTCAACGCGGACAGGGCGGCCAGCGCCGCCACGGGCAGGAATGCTCTCATGCGGGCGCCCTCCGCGCCGTCGGTTTGGTGAGGCATTATGCCGCAGCGGCTTGCGGGGAAACCAGGACTTGCTGCCCGACGTCGGGCGGGGGATCCTGGGTAGAATTCCAAGATACGCAAGATTGCAGCGAAGCGCTCTGCCCGCCATGAATTTTCCGTTCCCTATCCGCCAAGAATGCCCGCCGGGCGCCTGCGTGTGCGACCGCGACCGGCTGTTGGCCAATCCGGCCGCGGACGCGCGCGTGCTGCGGCTGACCAAGGAAGAGGAAAAGCGCCTGGTGGCGCGGCTGGAGAACATCACCAGCCTGGAAGACCTGCGCGCCATGCAGGGACGCATCCATGCGCAGCTGGGCATCGTGATCCACATCACGCCGAGCGAAAACGAGGTGCGCACGTCGCGTGGCATCGCGATCCAGCTGGAGGATCAGCTCGGGCTGTGCCGCAAGACCCGCACGGCAATTCCCGCCGCCATCCGCCGCGGCTTCGACAACCGGCCCGAGATCGTCTATGCGCTCTTGAACGAGCGCGACCTGCTTAGCGGCACCTGAGCACGCTCAGGATCTCCTGGCTGCGCCGCAAGGCGCCAGCGGCACGACGTCGGCAGGCGTGCGTCCCGCGTCCGGCCGCGTCGGATCCCGTTTCTTGCCCGGGGTGACGGGGTAGATCAGCAGCACGGCGCTGCCGGCTTCCAGCTTGGGATCCTGCTTGGTGCCATAGGCCACCGTCCAGCCGCGCACGGCCAGCGGCGCCAGGGTGTATTGCAGGGCAGAGCCTGGCGAAACGTGCGCCACCTTGCCGGCGAACAGGTCCTGTTGATGCGTTTCCGCGCCGTTGGCGGTGACATAGGTGGCGATGCTGACCAGCGCGGCGCCATTGCCGGGGCGTCCCAATACCGCGGTCTTGTACTTGCCGGGAGGGATGTCGGTCAGGTTGACGATGAGCGGACCGGCCGCCTGGCCGCTGGAATCCAGGCTGACGCCGTGGACTTCGGCGCGGGCCAGGGGCGCGGTTCCGCTGTTGCGCACGCGCACGCTGTATTCCCCGGAAGTGCCCGTGACCGTGCAGACTTCGACGCCGTAGGCGGCGCGCACGGGATGCGCCTGCGCTGCCGTGGCGGCCATGGCCAGCAGGGCCGCCAGGAACAGCTTGGGGGCAGGGGAATGGACGGTGGGCACGGCACGCTCCTCTTGTAAGGGGCAGCGCGCCGGGTTGCCGCGTTGCCTGCCCTATTACACCACTTGGCGGCCGGGCGCCGCGGCTTGCTCGCGCTTGCCGGCTAGCCAGTGGAGGATCAGCGCCAGCACCAGCAGGCCGACGATGATGAAGCCCCAGAAGATCCAGGCCAGCACCGAGATCAGCGTGCCGAGGCTGCCGGCGAAGGGCAGCATCTGGTTCAGGCCCTGCGCGGCCCAGACCAGGCCTCCTTGCAGCGTCTGCAGCCAGGCGGGGTCGACCCAGGCCGCCGCCCAGGCGGGCGGGACCCATTGCGACGTGTCCAGCGCCGTGCCGGGCACCTGGGTCGTGGCGATGGTCGACAGGACCCAGTTGGTCAGCTGCAGCGTCAGCGCAACCAGCCCGGTCCAGAGTGCTGCAAGCACGGCGAAAGCGAGCCAGATGATCTTTTTCATTGAGGTGGTACTCCGATGTTTCAAAAGAGGGTCCACGATAAAGCGGATTTTATTTCTGAAAAACCAGCGTGGTTGTGACAAACATTAAGAAAAAACCGAAGTTTTTGCCTTGGCGAGCACGATCTGGACCAGCGGATGGTGCTGTCCCCGGCGGTTGCGGATGGCGTGGATTTCCTCGTGCACATCGTCGCAGCGGGCCAGGGGACGCAAGCCCCGCAGCACGCCGATGTCGCCGCCGCCCAGGCGGCTGAGCGGAAACACGCCCAGGCCGCGGGCCGCGAACACCGACATCAGGGCGCTGTCCTCGAATTCTCCCACCACGTTGGGGTAGATGCCTTGCTCGGCGAACCAGCGGTCCAGCGTCTGGCGCAGCACGGAATGGCCGGTGGGCAGCAGCACCGGCAGGCGCTCCAGGCAGCGCGGGAAGTCCAGGGTGTCGGCCTTGCGGACCAGCTTGGCGGGGCCGTACCAGTCCACGGGGGAGGACACCAGACGGTCGCTGGTGAGGCGCAGGTTGGGGTTGGCCGGCGCGCCCTGGCCGGCCAGCACCAGATCCAGGTGATGCTGGGCGAGTTCGCCCAGCAGTTCCTCGACCTCGCCCTCGTGGCAGGTCAGGCGCAGGTCCGGCGTGTGCAGTACCGGGCCCAGCAGGGCCTGGGCGGCCAGTTTGGAAATGCCGTCGGACAGCCCCACGGCCAGGCGCATGACAGGCTTGGTGGCGGCGGCGCGCACCTCCTGGGGCAGCACCTGGCCGATCTGGAAGATCTCTTCGGCCCGGGCGAAGGCGGCTTCGCCCGCGTCGGTCAGCGCTACGCCGCGGCCGGCCGGCTTGAGCAACTGGTGGCCCAGGTTTTTTTCCAGTTCGCGCACTTGCGCGCTGATGGTCTGGATGGCCATGTCCAGCCTTTCGGCGGCGCGGGAAAACCCGCCTTCCTTGGCGACCATCCAGAAGTAGTACAGGTGTCGGTAATTGAGCATGGCAGGAATCACTTCGGTTTTTTCGAACCTTAACTCACTTTCAGGCTGATTTTTACATCAGCCCCAGATCCGGATCATGAGCCCCTTCGAACACAGCGGGAACATCATGGACACCTTGCTCACCTTTCTCTCCGCCGATTTCTTCGGCACACCGGCCTGGAGCTGGCTGCTATTCATCGGCATCGTGGTCGCCTTGCTGGCCTTTGACCTGGGCGTGCTGCACAAGGAAGACCGCGAGATCGGCGTGCGCGAGAGCCTGTTGCTTTCCGCCGGCTACATCAGCGCGGCGCTGCTGTTCGGCGCCTGGGTCTGGTGGCAGATGGGCGCCGCCAGCGGCATGGCCTATTACACGGGCTTCATGATCGAGAAGTCATTGTCGATGGACAACGTCTTCGTGATCGCGCTGATCTTCAGCTTCTTCGCGATTCCGCGCCAGTACCAGCATCGCGTGCTGTTCTGGGGCATCCTCGGCGTGATCGTGCTGCGTGCCATCATGATAGGCCTGGGCGCGGCGCTGGTCAGCAACTTTGGCTGGCTGCTGTATCTGTTCGGCGCCTTCCTGGTGTTCACCGGCATCAAGATGTGGATGATCGCGGACCAGACGCCCGATATCGCGTCCAACCCGATCCTGAAGTTCCTGAAGCGCCGCATGCGCGTCACGGAAGGGCTGCGCGGCAACGCGTTCTGGGTGATGGAGACCGATCCCGCCACGTCGAAGAAGGTGCGCTGGGCCACGCCGCTGCTGTTGGCGCTGGTGCTGATCGAGTTCGTGGACCTGTTGTTCGCGGTGGACTCCGTGCCGGCGATCTTCGCCATCACCACCGACCCGTTCATCGTCTACACCAGCAACATCTTCGCCATCCTGGGCTTGCGTGCGCTGTACTTTGCGCTGGCCGCGATGATCCACCGTTTCCACTACCTGAAGTACGCGCTGGCCCTGGTCCTGGTCTTCATTGGCACCAAGATCTTCCTGGTCGGCTTCATCGGCAAGGTGCCGGCCGCCGTGTCCCTGTCGGTGACCTTCGGCCTGATCGCCGGCGGCGTGCTGTTCTCGCTGTGGAAAACCCGCTCGGACGCCTCCAAGCAGGAACTCGCGGCGGAATAAGCCTCGCGGCCTGAGGCAAGACGCCCGCCATATCCGATGGATATGGCGGGCGCATTTTTTGGGATTTGTCGCGCCAGTGCGGCGGGCGTAGAGTGCTGGACAGTCCAAATGCCGCAAGGAGCCCTCATGACCAGCTGGTCCGCCAAACAGTATTCCGCCTTTGAAAACGAACGCACCCGTCCGGTGCGGGACCTGGTCGCCGCCTTGCCCAATCAGGACGTGAAGCGCGCAGTGGACCTGGGCTGCGGCCCCGGCAACTCCACCGAGGTGCTCGCCAGCCGTTACCCCGGCGCCGAGGTCAGCGGCATGGACAGCTCGGAGGACATGCTCCAGTCGGCCAGGAAACGCTTGCCGGGGCTGCAATTCGAACTTGCCGATATCGCCACCTGGGACCCGGCCGGGACCTACGACGTGATCCTGGCGAACGCCGCGCTGCAATGGGTGCCGGACCACGCGACGCTCTATCCCCGCCTGGTCGGCAAGCTGGCCCCGGGCGGCTGCCTGGCGGTGCAGACGCCGGACAACCTGGAAGAGCCGGCCCATCGCCTGGCGCGCCAGGTCGCCGGCGAAACGCCCTGGGCCGCGGCCATCGGCGGTTTCAAGCATCCGCCGCGGCACAGCGCTGCCTGGTACTACGAACTGCTCAAGCCGCATTGCGGTCTGCTGGACGTGTGGCGCACGACCTACCACCATCCGTTGGCGGGCGCGGCGGCGGTCGTGGAGTGGTTCAAGGGCACGGCGCTGCGGCCCTATCTGGACCGGCTGGACGCCGCCGGGCAGGCCAGTTTCCTGGCCCGCTACCAATCGCTGATCGAAGAGGCCTATCCGGCGCTGGCCGACGGCACCGTGCTGCTGCCGTTCCCGCGGCTGTTCATCATTGCGGGGCCGCAGCAGGGCTGAGACCCGCGGCAGGCGGTTCCCAGCCGCCGCCCAGCGAGCGGTACAGATCCACCAGCACCAGCGACACCGTGGCCTGGGTCGTCACGCGGGCCTGGTCGCTGGCCAGTACCGCGTTCTGCGCGCTGAGCACGTTCACGAAGTCCGACGCGCCTGCGGCGTATTGCCGCTGCGCGTTGAGCAGCGCCTGGCGGGCGCTCTCCGAGGCGCGTTCCAGACTGGCGCGGGTCAGTTGCTGCGCCTGATAGGCGGTCATGGCGTTGTCGACTTCATGCCAGGCATTCAGCACGGTTTTTTGGTACAGCAGCGCCGCTTCCTGAGCCTGCGATTCACGCAGCCGCAGACGGCCTCGCAGACGGCCGCCTTGGAAGATGGGAATCTGCAATGCGGGGCCGACGCCGAAGATGCCGGCATTGTCGGTGTCCAGATCCCGTAGCTGCAAAGCCTGCAACCCGAGATTGCCGGACAGCGTGATGCGCGGATAGAAATCGCCCTCCGCCATGCCGATGGCAGCGACGGCCGCGTGCAGATTGGCCTGCGCGCGCCGGATGTCGGGCCTGCGCTCGGCCAGCTCGCTCGGCAGCCCGACGGGGACTTGCAGCGGACCGCCCGGTATCGGGCCCACAGCTGCCAGACGCTGTTGCAGCGCGCCGGGCGGCTGCTCCAGCAGCAGCGCCAGCGCGTTCATCAACTGCTCGATGCGCAGCGCGAGCGGCGGCACGCCAGCCTCGATGGAGGCGGCCTGCGCGTCGGCTTGCGAAACGTCCAGTTCGGTGGCGACGCCTTCGCGTTGGCGCAGGCGGGTCAGCGCCAGGTTGCGTTCGGCATTGGCAAGCGTTTGGCGCAGCACGTCCAGCTGGTTCTGCGCGCCGCGCAGCAGGATGTAGTTGCGCGCCGTTTCGGCGCGGATGGCCAAGACCACGCCGCGCTGGGCCTCCAGCGCCGCCTGGGATTGGGCGCCGGCCTGTTCGACTTCGCGCCGCACTCGGCCCCACAGGTCCAGTTCCCAGCTGGCGTCCACGCTCGCTTGCCACAGGTTGAATGAGGACTTGCCGCCGCGTCCCGAAGGGTCCGCCAGGCCGGCTTCGCTGTTCTGGCCGCGCTTGTAGCTTGCGCCCGCGCCGATCCCGGGCAGGCCGTCGGCTTCAGCCACGCGCAGGGCCGAGCGGCTTTGCAGCAGGCGTTCGTGGGCGATGCGTATGTCCAGGTTGGCCGCGGTCGCTTCGGCGATCAGGGCGCTCAGGGTGGGATCGCCGAAGCTGTCCCACCAGGACGTGTTCACGTCTTGCGGGACAGGGACGCTGCCTGCGGCGGAGGCGTCGGGCATCCGCCATTGCGGGGGTAATTGCGCCTGGGGAGCCTGGAAGTCGGGACCCACGGCGCAGCCCGTCAATGCGGAAAGCGTGCCGGCCAGCGCGGCGTTGATCAAGCGGCGCGGGGTCATTGGGCAGACTCCTCGGCCGCGGCCCCGGTATCGACCACGGCTTCGACGGACATGCCGGCGCGCAGCGGCGGCGCGCCTTCGGCGGGCGCATCCAGCACGATCTTGACGGGCAGGCGCTGCGCCACCTTGGTGAAGTTGCCCGTGGCATTGCTCGGGACGACCGGCGAAAAGCTCAGGCCGGTGGCCGGCGCGATGCTTTGGACGCGGCCGCGCAGAGGCGTATCCGGATAGGCGTCGACCGTGATGGTCGCGGGCTGGCCCGGACGCATGCGGGTCAACTGCTTTTCACGGAAGTTCGCCACCACATAGGCTTGCTGCAGCGGCACCACCGCCAGGATGGGCGTGCCCGGGCTGACGTAGGCGCCCACGCGCAGCGAGCGCCGACCGACGATGCCGTCTATCGGGGAGACGACCTGGGTGTGCGACAGATTGAGTTCGGCGCGGTCCTTCAGCGCCTGCGCGCGCAGCAGCCCGGCCTGTGCGGCCTCGCGGTTGGCTTCGAGCACTTCGCGCTGCTTGCGCGCCGCCTGCAGGGTAGCCGCGTGCTCGGCCTGATGCGCCTGCGCCATCTCCAGCCGGCTGCGGGCCTGTTCATAGGCCTGTTGGGTGCCCGCGCCCTCGCTGGCCAGCCTGCGATGGCGCTGCGCTTCGCTTTCGGCATAGCGGATGTCCGCCAGGTCGGCGCGCGTGACGGCCTGGGCCTGGTCGATCACGGCCTGCTGGCGTTCCAGCGTTGCGGCCGCGTCCGACAGGCGCGCGGCGGCGACTGCGAGTTCGGCGCTGGCGGCCGCCAGCGCGGCCTGGTGGTCGCGGTCATCGATGCGGGCGAGCAGTTGCCCTTGTTTGACCGCCTGGTTGTCTTCGACCAGCACGGCGTCGATGAAGCCCGATACCTGCGGCGCGACGATGGTGTGATCGGCGACGACGGTGGCGTCGTCGGTGGATTCGGCGGCGCCCGTGGCGGACCACGACCAGCCGGCATAGGCCAGGAGGACCAGGGCGCCCAGTGCGCCGGCGCGGGGAAGCGGAGAACGTAAGAGAGAGAAAGGCATGATATGGACTCGATTTCAGGCCGCGGCGCGCGGAGGGTAGATCCGGGTCGCGACGAAGGGGATCAGCAGGATGAGGAGCACGGCCACGCCGGCCATGCACAGATAGAGATCGGCGGAGGTCAGCACGGCGGCCTGCTCCTGGATGCGGCGGGACAGCGCCGCCGCGCTTTCGCCGGCCGTGTTCAGCGGAAAATTGCCTAACTGGTCGGCCAGCATGCTGGAGTGGTAATTGCGGCGCGACGTGGTCAGCGCGTCCAGCAGGCCGGTGGCGGCCACCGCGGCAAAGCCCTTGATGGTGTTGAACCACGACGACGCCCAGGGGCCGTCCTGCGGCGCGAGGCCGCCGGTGGCCAGCATCAGCAGCGGGATGACGGCCATGGGCTGGGCGAAGATCTGCACGGCTTCGAGCAGGTAGAACTGCTCGCGCGACCAGACGGGCGTCAGTTGCGACCCGAGCAGGCAGGACAGGGCCAGCAATCCCAGGCCCGTGGCCAGCACCCAGCGGCAGTCAACTTGGCGCAGGTTGCACAGCGCGGCCACCAGCGGCAGCGCGATCAGCTGCGGCAGGCCCATGGTCAGCAGCACCGGCGCCGTTTCCAGCGGGCGATAGCCGCGCAACTGGGCAAGGAAGCTCGACGGGATCAGGATCACGCCCAGCAGCACGATCAGCACGCCGCCCAGCGTCAGCAAGGCATGGCTCAGGTTGCGGTGGCGCAAGAGCTGGATTTTGAAGAACGGCAAGGGATGGGACCATTCGTTGATCATGAACAGCACCATCAGCACGCCGCCGCCGCCCAGCAGCACGGAAATCAGCGGCGAGTTGAGCCAATCCAGCCGGTCGCCCTGCAACAGGCCAATGACCAGCATGGACAGCGCCGGAGCGCCCAGCAGCAGGCCGCGCCAGTCGAACAGGCGCAGGCGGTCGAGCTTGAGCGGGTCCTGGGGCA includes these proteins:
- the tam gene encoding trans-aconitate 2-methyltransferase encodes the protein MTSWSAKQYSAFENERTRPVRDLVAALPNQDVKRAVDLGCGPGNSTEVLASRYPGAEVSGMDSSEDMLQSARKRLPGLQFELADIATWDPAGTYDVILANAALQWVPDHATLYPRLVGKLAPGGCLAVQTPDNLEEPAHRLARQVAGETPWAAAIGGFKHPPRHSAAWYYELLKPHCGLLDVWRTTYHHPLAGAAAVVEWFKGTALRPYLDRLDAAGQASFLARYQSLIEEAYPALADGTVLLPFPRLFIIAGPQQG
- a CDS encoding XAC2610-related protein; this translates as MRAFLPVAALAALSALSHHAAARDYPYAIQPGLAAVVTVTELPQQRLSARVGDGSTQAIADIGDDEEVDQFLDVDVDHDGYRDFVIGQTGGSTQAISRIFLYRPKDGRYQEIPHPDAAASPCRGFVNPGFDAAQPIISVACRYSADTYGFEQYRVCPDGSARVISWTRREGESERKIPHPGAQGGKCAARPGR
- a CDS encoding histone deacetylase family protein: MLIFHNPVHEKHAGRQEMFRGKLVPCHETPARLEFVLEALRQRGIGELRTPSAADLDLVKRVHTPRYVDFLEAAWRDWVALDPSNAGLDILPSVWPVRGFRHDIEPTNFAARVGLFSFDSGCPLTAGTWEAATAGAACAIDAARAVSAAGGPRVAMALTRPPGHHAGADFFGGYCFLNNAALAAQALRDAGAERVAIVDVDYHHGNGTQSIFYERADVLTVSVHGDPTTEYPFYLGYADERGAGAGLDANLNLPLPAGTGFAAWTQALEQGLAAVRAFKADAVVIALGVDTYEGDPISKFQLKSADYLRLGRLLAGLGLPTVFTMEGGYAVADVGINVANVLEGYAG
- a CDS encoding TerC family protein, whose protein sequence is MDTLLTFLSADFFGTPAWSWLLFIGIVVALLAFDLGVLHKEDREIGVRESLLLSAGYISAALLFGAWVWWQMGAASGMAYYTGFMIEKSLSMDNVFVIALIFSFFAIPRQYQHRVLFWGILGVIVLRAIMIGLGAALVSNFGWLLYLFGAFLVFTGIKMWMIADQTPDIASNPILKFLKRRMRVTEGLRGNAFWVMETDPATSKKVRWATPLLLALVLIEFVDLLFAVDSVPAIFAITTDPFIVYTSNIFAILGLRALYFALAAMIHRFHYLKYALALVLVFIGTKIFLVGFIGKVPAAVSLSVTFGLIAGGVLFSLWKTRSDASKQELAAE
- a CDS encoding LysR family transcriptional regulator encodes the protein MLNYRHLYYFWMVAKEGGFSRAAERLDMAIQTISAQVRELEKNLGHQLLKPAGRGVALTDAGEAAFARAEEIFQIGQVLPQEVRAAATKPVMRLAVGLSDGISKLAAQALLGPVLHTPDLRLTCHEGEVEELLGELAQHHLDLVLAGQGAPANPNLRLTSDRLVSSPVDWYGPAKLVRKADTLDFPRCLERLPVLLPTGHSVLRQTLDRWFAEQGIYPNVVGEFEDSALMSVFAARGLGVFPLSRLGGGDIGVLRGLRPLARCDDVHEEIHAIRNRRGQHHPLVQIVLAKAKTSVFS
- a CDS encoding aspartate aminotransferase family protein is translated as MDETLRAAAREYLVRYGGDTFPNLFTSAKGAIVRDDTGREILDFTSGQMCATIGHNHPAIVEAVHKAGETAFHFFSGMIPEAVAQLAATVARDWMPAGLSKSIFVNTGSESNEIALRMAKMHKSGFEILAIGGSWHGVTSGAGSVSYASDRKGYGVPPAGVYVMPEPNAYRPYIAGMDAEQSALACLEIGLKMFDMASAGRPAAIIVEPVISAGGVLVPPKSYMQALRQAADARGMLLIFDEAQTAFGRIGYRSGSEYFGITPDIMSVSKTLGGGLPLAAAITTPAIEQDVHEKGFTFYTSHVSDPLPATVGLAVLDTIQREGLIERARSQGDYLRRGLLELQQRHEAIGDVRGLGLLLGVELVRDRGTREPFHQLGALTTQRCFELGLSMNIRRRPERGSVWRIAPPLTVSNAEIDRAIAILDQALTESLDKIAKPAARAA
- a CDS encoding efflux transporter outer membrane subunit, which gives rise to MTPRRLINAALAGTLSALTGCAVGPDFQAPQAQLPPQWRMPDASAAGSVPVPQDVNTSWWDSFGDPTLSALIAEATAANLDIRIAHERLLQSRSALRVAEADGLPGIGAGASYKRGQNSEAGLADPSGRGGKSSFNLWQASVDASWELDLWGRVRREVEQAGAQSQAALEAQRGVVLAIRAETARNYILLRGAQNQLDVLRQTLANAERNLALTRLRQREGVATELDVSQADAQAASIEAGVPPLALRIEQLMNALALLLEQPPGALQQRLAAVGPIPGGPLQVPVGLPSELAERRPDIRRAQANLHAAVAAIGMAEGDFYPRITLSGNLGLQALQLRDLDTDNAGIFGVGPALQIPIFQGGRLRGRLRLRESQAQEAALLYQKTVLNAWHEVDNAMTAYQAQQLTRASLERASESARQALLNAQRQYAAGASDFVNVLSAQNAVLASDQARVTTQATVSLVLVDLYRSLGGGWEPPAAGLSPAAAPQ
- a CDS encoding LysR family transcriptional regulator; translation: MDTRWLQDFITLSEVRNFTRAAEARNLSQAAFSRRIQSLENWAGARLIDRTAFPTQLTEAGERFRGAAMELINQLAEARAGIAGVPAQNQLRLATSYALATAHLPKWWRTWSEGRLLSCSLQTGNVHDTVTAFTSGAADFLICFHQVAQPLPLDPARYDCLTLGRELIRPYAARTLIERTGLDLPGTAASPVPLLMYSANVYFARLIDAAIDGAAAPLHGVRVFEAEMSDVLGDMAAQELGVAWLADSALQRLASADLVPLANRLWDIEVSILAFKDRADSRPAVDAMWQRMRVTAQPA